One genomic window of Magnolia sinica isolate HGM2019 chromosome 3, MsV1, whole genome shotgun sequence includes the following:
- the LOC131238517 gene encoding vacuolar protein sorting-associated protein 32 homolog 1-like, whose protein sequence is MDEINEQTENMKQIQEALSTPIGTAADFDENELEAELEELEGAELEEHLTDCFHHVEILTLFFSLSGLSSNRKCLLDGNFL, encoded by the exons ATGGATGAGATCAACGAGCAGACTGAGAACATGAAACAGATTCAGGAAGCACTGTCTACTCCTATTGGCACAGCAGCTGATTTTGATGAA AATGAACTGGAGGCAGAGCTCGAGGAATTGGAGGGAGCTGAGTTGGAGGAACATCTTACTGATTGCTTCCATCATGTGGAAATTTTGAcattgtttttttctctttctgGGTTGTCTTCTAACAGGAAATGCCTTTTGGATGGAAACTTTTTATAA